The Agelaius phoeniceus isolate bAgePho1 chromosome 26, bAgePho1.hap1, whole genome shotgun sequence genome has a window encoding:
- the LOC129131117 gene encoding tRNA N(3)-cytidine methyltransferase METTL2-like: protein MAAPSEAGERRPFGRRLLTDPSRLFQHNAWDNVEWSEEQEASARSKVQENSSQLLPQDKQEEYEVNAKKYWDDFYKIHENGFFKDRHWLFTEFPELAPHRNSSQNGDSVHGFSDTEESKKEGLGSCELCHCSLETRTERQLNLIKSPPGGHTEELAAQKDSELSQRDGHYPGSAASYRILEVGCGAGNTVFPILQTNNDPGLFVYCCDFSTAAVDLVQNNAEYDSSRCFAFVHDLCNDQSPFPMPEESLDIVILIFVLSAILPEKMQCIVTRLSRLLKPGGMILLRDYGRYDLAQLRFKKGQCLSDNFYVRGDGTRVYFFTQDELDHLFTTAGLEKVQNLVDRRLQVNRGKQMTMYRVWIQCKYCKPTTLQP, encoded by the exons ATGGCGGCGCCCAGCGAGGCAGGGGAGCGGCGGCCTTTCGGGAGGCGGCTCCTCACCGACCCCTCCCGGCTTTTCCAGCACAACGCCTG GGATAATGTGGAATGGTCAGAAGAGCAGGAAGCCAGTGCCAGGAGTAAAGTTCAAGAAAACAGCTCACAACTATTGCCACAAGATAAACAAG AGGAATATGAGGTGAATGCTAAGAAATACTGGGATGACTTCTATAAAATCCACGAAAATGGCTTCTTCAAGGACAGGCACTGGCTGTTCACTGAATTTCCTGAGCTGGCACCTCACAGGAACTCAAGCCAAAATGGAGATTCTGTGCATGGATTTAGTGACACAGAAGAATCCAaaaaggaagggctgggaagcTGTGAACTTTGCCATTGCTCATTGGAGACCAGGACAGAGAGACAGTTAAACCTGATAAAAAGCCCACCTGGAGGCCACACAGAAGAGTTGGCTGCACAGAAAGACAGTGAGCTGAGTCAGCGTGATGGGCATTACCCAGGATCAGCTGCATCTTACCGTATATTAGAG gttggctgtggggctgggaataCAGTCTTCCCAATTTTACAAACCAACAA TGACCCAGGCTTGTTCGTTTATTGCTGTGATTTTTCTACAGCAGCTGTGGATCTTGTCCAG AACAATGCAGAATATGATTCTTCTCGCTGCTTTGCATTTGTCCATGACCTGTGCAATGACCAAAGTCCTTTCCCAATGCCAGAGGAGAGTCTTGACATTGTTATTCTTATCTTTGTCCTCTCAGCAATTCTCCCAGAGAA AATGCAGTGCATTGTGACCAGACTGAGTCGCCTTCTGAAACCAGGGGGAATGATCTTGTTGCGAGATTACGGCCGTTATGATCTTGCCCAGCTTCGGTTTAAGAAAG GTCAATGTCTGTCTGATAACTTCTATGTAAGAGGTGATGGCACCAGAGTCTACTTCTTCACACAAG ATGAATTAGATCATCTGTTCaccacagctgggctggaaaaAGTCCAGAATCTGGTTGATCGGCGATTGCAAGTGAACCGTGGGAAACAGATGACGATGTATCGGGTGTGGATCCAATGCAAGTACTGCAAACCCACCACCCTTCAGCCATGA